In a single window of the Flavobacterium sp. W4I14 genome:
- a CDS encoding regulation of enolase protein 1 (concanavalin A-like superfamily) (product_source=COG3506; cleavage_site_network=SignalP-noTM; cog=COG3506; ko=KO:K09702; pfam=PF07081; superfamily=49899), with protein sequence MPALSLQYTKPTANTQMKLKLLTALALLAILNTQKSAAQSLAKMNWFNEPEKWEIKDKNTFSLFVPAKTDYWRISHYGFTVDDAPFYYATYGGEFEVKVKITGNYVTTFDQMGIMLRINEDEWIKAGVEFVNGKQNVSAVVTHKTSDWSVVELAQAPASIWMKAVRKLDAVEIFYSLDDKKYTMIRTCYFKDNAPVMVGLVAACPDGKGFNATFENFKVTPTPDQRRLDWAKKQQN encoded by the coding sequence ATGCCTGCATTAAGTTTGCAATACACAAAACCAACCGCTAACACACAAATGAAACTTAAATTATTAACCGCCCTGGCCTTACTGGCGATATTGAACACACAAAAATCAGCTGCCCAGAGCCTTGCCAAAATGAACTGGTTTAACGAACCTGAAAAGTGGGAAATCAAGGATAAAAACACATTTAGCTTATTTGTTCCGGCCAAAACAGATTACTGGCGGATCTCGCATTATGGCTTTACCGTGGATGATGCGCCTTTTTATTATGCCACTTATGGTGGTGAATTCGAGGTAAAAGTAAAAATTACCGGCAACTACGTAACCACCTTCGATCAGATGGGTATTATGCTCCGAATTAATGAAGATGAATGGATTAAGGCGGGAGTAGAATTTGTAAATGGCAAACAAAATGTAAGTGCGGTGGTTACGCATAAAACAAGCGACTGGAGCGTAGTAGAATTGGCACAGGCACCAGCATCTATCTGGATGAAAGCCGTTAGAAAACTTGATGCAGTAGAGATTTTTTACTCGCTGGATGATAAAAAATACACCATGATCCGTACGTGTTATTTTAAGGATAATGCTCCTGTAATGGTGGGCCTTGTGGCCGCCTGTCCTGATGGCAAGGGTTTTAACGCCACATTTGAAAATTTCAAGGTTACACCCACACCAGATCAGCGCAGGTTAGATTGGGCAAAAAAACAGCAGAATTAA
- a CDS encoding ATPase subunit of ABC transporter with duplicated ATPase domains (product_source=COG0488; cath_funfam=3.30.40.10,3.40.50.300; cog=COG0488; pfam=PF00005; smart=SM00382; superfamily=52540), whose amino-acid sequence MLILQGANYIHPNGDLLFSDLNLTINKYEKIALIGHNGSGKSTLLKILSGKLRPTTGYVKTESVPYYVPQLFGQFNDFTVAQALKIEDKLKALNEILNGEVTDENLTILNDDWTIEERCAEALIYWRLEGLDLNQKMDSLSGGQKTSVFLAGIAIHRPDIVLMDEPTNHLDLESRNRLYDYIRLTRNTLVVVSHDRTLLNQIEKICELSKRGITIYGGNYDFYTAQKKIENTALNNDLKAKEKALRKAKEVERESIERQQKLDAKGKKKQEKAGLPTISMNTLKNNAEKSTAKLKAVHTEKLDHISAELSQLRSARPDADKMKIGFNQARLHKGKSIVEAKEVNFAFQDQLLWKEPLSFRIFSAERYVIKGRNGSGKTTLIKLILGQLRPSVGSLNKADISAMYIDQDYSLIDNQLTVYEQAQQYNSGALQEHEVKIRLNRFLFGKTDWGKSCSALSGGEKMRLILCSLTIGNQSPDLIILDEPTNNLDIQNIEILTTAINEYQGTLLVISHDEYFLKQIYVEHSIDL is encoded by the coding sequence ATGCTTATTCTACAAGGGGCTAACTATATCCATCCCAATGGAGATTTACTGTTTTCAGACTTAAATCTTACCATCAATAAATACGAAAAAATTGCACTCATTGGCCATAATGGGTCAGGGAAATCGACACTTTTAAAAATTTTGTCGGGTAAACTCAGGCCAACTACCGGCTATGTTAAAACGGAATCGGTGCCTTATTATGTGCCACAGCTTTTTGGTCAATTTAATGATTTTACCGTTGCGCAGGCCCTCAAGATTGAAGACAAACTAAAAGCGCTGAACGAAATCCTTAACGGAGAAGTGACTGACGAAAATTTGACTATCCTCAATGATGACTGGACCATTGAGGAACGTTGCGCGGAAGCTTTGATTTATTGGCGGCTGGAGGGTTTAGACTTGAACCAAAAAATGGATAGTTTAAGCGGGGGACAAAAAACCAGCGTATTTTTGGCCGGCATCGCGATACACCGCCCGGACATTGTTTTGATGGATGAACCGACCAATCATCTGGATCTCGAAAGCAGAAACAGGTTGTACGATTATATCCGATTAACCAGAAATACTTTGGTGGTGGTGAGCCACGACCGTACTTTGTTGAACCAGATTGAGAAGATTTGCGAATTAAGTAAGCGGGGAATAACCATTTACGGCGGAAATTACGATTTCTATACTGCGCAAAAGAAAATTGAAAATACTGCTTTGAACAATGATTTAAAAGCAAAAGAAAAAGCACTGCGCAAGGCTAAGGAAGTGGAGCGGGAATCGATAGAGCGGCAGCAGAAGCTTGATGCCAAAGGGAAGAAAAAACAGGAAAAAGCTGGATTGCCGACCATTTCGATGAATACGTTAAAAAATAATGCAGAAAAAAGTACGGCAAAATTAAAGGCTGTGCATACCGAAAAGCTCGATCATATTTCTGCTGAATTAAGCCAGCTCAGGTCTGCACGGCCCGATGCAGACAAAATGAAGATCGGTTTCAACCAAGCCAGGCTGCACAAAGGAAAAAGTATTGTTGAGGCTAAAGAGGTCAATTTTGCTTTTCAGGATCAGTTACTTTGGAAGGAACCGCTCAGTTTTCGGATTTTTAGTGCGGAGCGTTATGTGATAAAAGGCCGGAATGGATCGGGCAAAACCACCTTGATCAAGCTTATTCTGGGGCAGCTCCGGCCCTCGGTGGGAAGTTTAAACAAAGCAGACATTAGCGCTATGTATATTGACCAGGATTATTCGTTGATCGATAACCAACTTACAGTTTACGAACAGGCCCAGCAATACAACTCGGGGGCATTGCAGGAGCATGAAGTAAAAATCCGTTTAAACCGGTTTTTGTTTGGCAAAACCGATTGGGGCAAATCTTGTTCGGCCTTAAGTGGCGGTGAGAAAATGCGGTTAATCCTTTGTTCGTTAACCATCGGCAACCAATCGCCCGACCTGATAATATTGGATGAGCCTACCAATAACCTCGATATTCAGAATATAGAAATTTTAACGACAGCCATTAACGAATATCAGGGAACACTTCTGGTGATATCGCACGATGAATATTTTCTTAAACAAATCTACGTGGAGCATAGCATTGATCTCTAA
- a CDS encoding hypothetical protein (product_source=Hypo-rule applied) yields the protein MIDRFLANYRLRGIVIPNLIGNHAVLMNAFDEKKAYE from the coding sequence ATGATTGACAGATTTTTAGCGAATTATAGGCTGCGAGGAATCGTCATTCCCAACTTGATTGGGAACCACGCAGTGCTCATGAATGCCTTTGACGAGAAGAAAGCCTATGAATAA
- a CDS encoding Leucine-rich repeat (LRR) protein (product_source=COG4886; cath_funfam=3.80.10.10; cog=COG4886; pfam=PF13855; smart=SM00369; superfamily=52075): MQNLLALQSGELKGAVSLKLSENLTEFPNEIFGLADTLEVLDLSFNKLSALPADFGRLKKLKIFFCSENLFTVMPEQLADCPLLDIAGFKSNQITTVPAKSLNPNLRWLILTNNNIAELPKEIGQCTRMQKLMLSGNRLVQLPDELSNCQNLSLLRIAANKLHELPQWIAMMPKLSWIAFSGNNFSKTPAVETLSLINWHDLEINHLLGEGASGIISKANRTIGDETQEVAVKIFKGNVTSDGLPEDEMTAYIAAGYHPGLVNLIGQIALHPEDKKRTGDGPHSASFL; the protein is encoded by the coding sequence ATGCAAAACCTGTTAGCACTACAAAGCGGCGAACTTAAAGGAGCAGTATCGTTAAAACTTTCTGAAAACCTGACGGAGTTTCCAAACGAGATATTCGGGTTGGCCGATACTTTGGAAGTGCTGGATTTATCTTTTAATAAATTAAGTGCATTACCGGCAGATTTTGGCCGTTTAAAGAAACTGAAGATTTTCTTCTGTTCAGAAAACCTTTTCACGGTGATGCCTGAGCAATTGGCCGACTGCCCTTTATTGGATATTGCAGGTTTTAAGTCTAACCAGATTACAACGGTGCCTGCAAAATCGCTGAATCCTAATCTGCGCTGGCTGATTTTAACAAACAACAACATTGCCGAATTACCAAAAGAGATTGGGCAGTGTACGCGGATGCAAAAGCTGATGTTATCGGGTAACCGTTTGGTGCAATTGCCCGACGAATTAAGCAATTGCCAAAATTTATCGTTACTGCGGATTGCTGCTAATAAACTGCATGAGCTGCCCCAATGGATTGCCATGATGCCTAAACTTTCGTGGATTGCATTTTCGGGGAACAACTTTAGTAAAACACCTGCTGTAGAAACGCTTTCGTTAATTAATTGGCATGATTTAGAGATTAACCATTTATTGGGTGAAGGTGCATCGGGTATTATTTCGAAAGCAAACCGGACTATTGGTGATGAAACCCAGGAGGTAGCCGTTAAAATATTTAAGGGCAATGTAACCAGTGATGGCTTGCCGGAAGATGAAATGACGGCCTACATTGCTGCGGGTTACCACCCCGGTTTGGTTAATTTAATCGGGCAGATTGCCCTGCACCCGGAGGATAAAAAAAGGACTGGTGATGGACCTCATTCCGCATCATTTTTATAA
- a CDS encoding thiazole synthase (product_source=KO:K03149; cath_funfam=3.20.20.70; cog=COG2022; ko=KO:K03149; pfam=PF05690; superfamily=110399), whose protein sequence is MLTIADQTFSSRLFTGTGKFSSAKEMESALIASASELVTVALKRVDLKGKDDDILHHLKYPHINLLPNTSGVRNAKEAVFAAQLAREALETNWIKLEIHPDPKYLMPDPIETLKATEELVKLGFVVLPYIHADPVLCKRLEDVGTAAVMPLGSPIGSNKGLRTIDFLEIIISQSRVPVIIDAGIGAPSDAAKAMEIGADAVLVNTAIAIAKDPTHMAIAFKMAVEAGRMAFESKLGAQTHYAAASSPLTAFLDEEF, encoded by the coding sequence ATGTTAACCATAGCAGATCAAACCTTTAGCTCCCGCCTCTTTACCGGTACCGGAAAATTCAGCTCTGCCAAAGAGATGGAAAGTGCCTTAATTGCTTCGGCCTCCGAACTGGTTACCGTAGCGCTCAAACGTGTAGATTTAAAAGGCAAGGACGATGATATCCTTCATCACCTCAAATATCCGCACATTAATTTATTGCCCAATACCTCTGGTGTACGCAATGCAAAAGAAGCCGTTTTTGCCGCTCAACTGGCACGCGAAGCCTTAGAAACCAACTGGATCAAACTGGAAATCCATCCAGATCCGAAATACCTCATGCCCGATCCGATCGAAACCTTAAAAGCCACCGAAGAACTGGTTAAACTCGGTTTTGTGGTTTTGCCTTATATCCATGCTGACCCCGTTTTATGTAAACGTTTGGAAGATGTGGGCACGGCAGCGGTAATGCCGCTTGGCTCTCCCATTGGCAGTAACAAGGGATTAAGAACCATCGATTTTTTAGAGATTATCATCAGCCAAAGCAGGGTTCCGGTCATTATTGATGCCGGCATAGGCGCACCATCTGATGCGGCCAAAGCCATGGAAATTGGTGCCGATGCCGTTTTGGTGAACACCGCCATTGCCATAGCCAAAGATCCAACCCATATGGCCATTGCCTTTAAAATGGCTGTAGAGGCCGGCAGAATGGCTTTTGAGTCTAAATTAGGCGCCCAAACACACTATGCTGCAGCAAGCAGCCCACTAACCGCATTTTTAGATGAAGAGTTTTAA
- a CDS encoding 2-iminoacetate synthase (product_source=KO:K03150; cath_funfam=3.20.20.70; cog=COG1060; ko=KO:K03150; pfam=PF04055,PF06968; smart=SM00876; superfamily=102114; tigrfam=TIGR02351), with protein MKSFNDVFEAYNWDDAKASIYDKTAADVERALNNTQRDLEDFKALISPVALPYLEDMAQISQRLTLDRFGRVIQMYIPLYLSNECNNICTYCGFSYDNKVRRRTLNPMEIMQEVAVIKGMGYDHVLLVTGEANQSVHTDYFKKVLDLISPHFAHISMEVQPLDVADYETLIPHGLNTVLVYQETYHQDDYRKHHPKGKKSNFLYRLETPDRLGQAGIHKMGLGVLIGLEDWRTDSFFTALHLSYLEKQYWQSKFSISFPRLRPFSGGLEPKVVMNDKELVQLICAYRLFNSEVELSISTRETVAFRNQVIKLGITAISAGSKTNPGGYEVEPQSLEQFEISDERSAQEIAAMIRKQGYEPIWKDWDMSLIQKSC; from the coding sequence ATGAAGAGTTTTAACGACGTATTCGAAGCTTACAATTGGGACGATGCCAAGGCCAGTATTTACGATAAAACGGCTGCAGATGTAGAGCGGGCATTAAATAATACACAGCGTGACCTGGAAGATTTTAAAGCACTTATTTCTCCCGTAGCGTTGCCTTATCTCGAAGATATGGCGCAGATCAGTCAGCGCTTAACTTTAGACCGTTTCGGTCGGGTAATCCAAATGTATATACCGCTTTACCTTTCCAACGAATGCAATAACATCTGTACCTATTGCGGTTTCAGTTATGACAATAAGGTAAGGCGCAGAACGCTCAACCCAATGGAAATTATGCAGGAAGTGGCCGTAATTAAGGGTATGGGCTACGACCATGTGCTGCTGGTAACAGGCGAGGCCAACCAAAGTGTACACACCGATTATTTTAAAAAAGTATTAGACCTCATCAGTCCACATTTTGCGCATATATCCATGGAGGTGCAGCCTTTGGATGTAGCCGACTACGAAACCCTTATTCCGCACGGGTTAAATACGGTATTGGTTTACCAGGAAACCTACCATCAGGATGATTACCGGAAACACCATCCAAAAGGCAAAAAATCAAACTTCCTGTACCGCTTAGAAACGCCTGACCGCCTGGGGCAGGCCGGGATCCACAAAATGGGGCTTGGGGTTTTAATCGGACTGGAAGACTGGCGAACAGATTCATTTTTTACGGCCCTGCATCTCTCTTATCTCGAAAAACAATATTGGCAAAGTAAATTCAGTATTTCTTTCCCCAGGCTGCGGCCTTTTAGCGGCGGTTTAGAACCTAAAGTGGTGATGAACGATAAAGAATTGGTGCAGCTGATCTGTGCCTACCGCTTATTTAATAGCGAAGTAGAGCTGTCTATTTCTACCCGCGAAACCGTAGCTTTCCGTAACCAGGTCATTAAGCTCGGCATTACCGCCATTAGTGCGGGTTCTAAAACCAATCCCGGTGGTTACGAAGTGGAACCACAATCGTTAGAGCAGTTCGAAATATCTGACGAACGTTCGGCACAGGAAATTGCCGCCATGATCAGAAAACAGGGTTACGAGCCTATTTGGAAAGATTGGGATATGAGTTTGATCCAAAAATCATGTTAA
- a CDS encoding thiamine-phosphate pyrophosphorylase (product_source=KO:K00788; cath_funfam=3.20.20.70; cog=COG0352; ko=KO:K00788; pfam=PF02581; superfamily=51391), with the protein MELIVIAKPTLFEEECHLVNQLFEAGLQVFHLRKENVGEADYRKIVEGILPEYHPRIALHHFHTLANDYNIHRIHHTESFRKNLATTILPKNQVLSTSIHQLSAIDAVAAYHYSFYGPVFNSLSKPGYMGVIPPGFQLNKPNSNTKLIALGGIGLSQIDQVKEMNFDGIALLGYIWNDPDQALINFKKAQQHCLAHHQPF; encoded by the coding sequence ATGGAACTGATTGTAATTGCCAAGCCGACCCTTTTTGAGGAAGAATGCCACCTTGTAAACCAGCTTTTCGAAGCCGGTTTACAGGTATTTCATTTGCGCAAGGAAAATGTCGGCGAGGCCGATTACCGCAAAATTGTGGAAGGGATTTTACCTGAATATCATCCCCGCATTGCTTTACACCATTTCCATACACTGGCCAACGATTATAATATCCATAGAATCCACCATACCGAAAGTTTCAGAAAAAACTTAGCGACTACTATACTGCCTAAAAACCAGGTATTAAGCACATCCATCCACCAATTATCGGCTATTGATGCTGTTGCGGCCTATCACTACAGTTTTTATGGCCCGGTATTCAACAGCCTCTCCAAACCAGGTTACATGGGGGTTATCCCTCCCGGTTTTCAGTTAAACAAGCCTAACAGCAATACTAAATTAATCGCTTTGGGCGGCATTGGCCTCAGCCAGATCGATCAGGTAAAAGAAATGAATTTCGATGGTATTGCGCTGTTGGGCTACATCTGGAACGATCCCGATCAGGCTTTAATCAATTTTAAAAAAGCACAGCAACATTGCCTGGCGCACCATCAACCGTTTTAA
- a CDS encoding sulfur carrier protein (product_source=KO:K03154; cath_funfam=3.10.20.30; cog=COG2104; ko=KO:K03154; pfam=PF02597; superfamily=54285; tigrfam=TIGR01683), whose translation MEVTINNQNYLLNAACSIEQMLAAVISTETNGLAIAVNQTIIPKSDWATYVLNPADQVILIKATQGG comes from the coding sequence ATGGAAGTAACTATAAACAATCAAAACTATCTGCTCAACGCCGCCTGTTCCATCGAACAGATGCTTGCTGCTGTTATTTCAACGGAAACAAATGGCCTTGCCATAGCCGTAAATCAAACCATTATTCCTAAATCAGACTGGGCAACCTACGTATTAAATCCAGCCGATCAGGTTATACTCATAAAAGCCACGCAGGGAGGATAA
- a CDS encoding phosphomethylpyrimidine synthase (product_source=KO:K03147; cog=COG0422; ko=KO:K03147; pfam=PF01964,PF13667; superfamily=51569; tigrfam=TIGR00190) yields the protein MKQEKTPNQEVISRSPFPASRKIFVPGKIHNIQVAMREISLSETKIHNGFGLTEPNPPVTVYDTSGPYTDPNAVIDVKKGLPRLREQWIKDRLDVVELPELSSAYGQQRLADEKLDALRFNFTNKPYKAQAGANVSQMHYAKKGIITAEMEYIAIRENQQIELLNAQLGDQHEVMNHQHQGNSFGANTPKGYITPEFVRAEVAAGRAVIPCNINHPELEPMIIGRNFLVKINANIGNSAVTSTIEEEVEKAVWACRWGADTIMDLSTGKNIHETREWIIRNSPVPIGTVPIYQALEKVNGKAEDLTWEIFRDTLIEQAEQGVDYFTIHAGVLLRYVPLTAKRITGIVSRGGSIMAKWCLAHHKENFLYTHFEEICEIMKAYDVAFSLGDGLRPGCIADANDAAQFSELETLGELTKIAWKHDVQTIIEGPGHVPMHLIKANMEKQLDHCGEAPFYTLGPLTIDIAPGYDHITSAIGAAMIGWFGTAMLCYVTPKEHLGLPNKKDVKDGVITYKIAAHAADLAKGHPGAQYRDNALSKARFEFRWEDQFNLSLDPDTAKEFHDETLPAEGAKIAHFCSMCGPNFCSMKITQDVREYAAKQGVEAEAALAQGMREKSKEFTQKGSEIYS from the coding sequence ATGAAACAAGAAAAAACACCGAACCAAGAGGTCATCAGCCGTAGTCCTTTTCCGGCCTCACGCAAAATCTTTGTACCTGGAAAAATCCACAATATCCAGGTGGCCATGCGCGAAATCAGTTTATCGGAAACCAAAATCCATAACGGCTTTGGCTTAACCGAGCCTAATCCGCCTGTAACGGTTTATGATACCAGCGGACCATATACCGACCCGAATGCTGTTATTGATGTAAAAAAAGGCTTACCACGCCTAAGGGAACAATGGATTAAAGACAGGCTTGATGTGGTAGAACTTCCTGAACTATCTTCTGCTTACGGGCAACAGCGCCTGGCGGATGAAAAACTTGATGCCCTACGTTTTAACTTCACCAACAAACCTTACAAAGCACAGGCTGGTGCCAATGTATCTCAGATGCATTATGCCAAAAAGGGGATCATTACGGCCGAAATGGAATATATCGCCATTAGGGAAAACCAACAGATCGAACTGTTAAACGCGCAATTGGGCGATCAGCATGAGGTAATGAACCACCAGCACCAGGGCAATAGCTTTGGCGCAAATACACCAAAAGGCTACATCACACCCGAATTTGTAAGGGCAGAGGTAGCAGCCGGCAGGGCGGTAATTCCCTGCAATATCAATCACCCCGAACTCGAGCCGATGATTATCGGTCGAAACTTTCTGGTAAAAATTAACGCCAATATCGGTAACTCGGCCGTAACCTCTACCATCGAAGAAGAAGTAGAAAAGGCCGTTTGGGCCTGCCGTTGGGGTGCCGATACCATTATGGATTTATCAACAGGGAAAAATATCCACGAAACCCGCGAATGGATTATCCGCAATTCTCCGGTGCCTATCGGTACCGTCCCTATTTATCAGGCTTTAGAAAAAGTAAACGGAAAAGCAGAAGACCTCACCTGGGAAATTTTCCGCGATACGTTGATTGAGCAGGCCGAACAGGGTGTAGATTATTTTACCATCCATGCCGGTGTACTGCTCCGTTATGTGCCTTTAACCGCTAAAAGGATTACGGGTATTGTTTCGCGTGGCGGATCCATCATGGCCAAATGGTGCCTGGCCCATCACAAAGAAAACTTCCTGTATACCCATTTTGAGGAGATCTGCGAAATTATGAAAGCGTATGATGTGGCCTTTTCGTTAGGCGATGGCTTAAGGCCCGGCTGTATTGCCGATGCCAATGATGCCGCACAGTTTTCGGAGCTCGAAACGCTTGGCGAACTCACTAAAATAGCCTGGAAACACGATGTACAAACGATTATAGAAGGCCCTGGGCATGTACCCATGCACCTGATTAAAGCCAATATGGAAAAACAGCTCGACCATTGCGGCGAAGCGCCATTTTACACTTTAGGCCCTTTAACGATCGATATTGCGCCAGGTTACGACCACATTACCTCGGCCATTGGCGCTGCCATGATCGGCTGGTTTGGCACAGCCATGCTCTGTTATGTAACCCCGAAAGAACACCTGGGCCTGCCAAACAAAAAAGATGTTAAAGACGGTGTAATTACCTATAAAATTGCCGCCCATGCAGCCGATTTAGCCAAAGGCCATCCAGGCGCGCAATACCGCGACAATGCTTTAAGCAAGGCCAGGTTCGAGTTTAGATGGGAAGATCAGTTTAACCTCTCACTCGATCCCGATACGGCAAAAGAATTCCATGATGAAACCTTACCTGCAGAGGGTGCAAAAATTGCACACTTCTGTTCCATGTGCGGTCCGAATTTCTGCTCCATGAAAATTACGCAGGATGTGAGGGAGTATGCCGCAAAACAAGGTGTAGAAGCAGAGGCGGCTTTAGCCCAGGGCATGCGGGAAAAATCGAAAGAGTTTACCCAAAAAGGAAGCGAAATTTATTCTTAA
- a CDS encoding CRP-like cAMP-binding protein (product_source=COG0664; cath_funfam=2.60.120.10; cog=COG0664; pfam=PF00027; superfamily=51206), with the protein METNFLRAHIDQIVCLTDEEFQYAESFFTKRKYKKHQYIIQAGDAASCEHFVLKGIVKSSYTDHEGKEYILQLAMEEWWFSDPNAFNTGMPATLNVDCIEDTETLSISFENKEKLCASSRKMEYFFRKKYTTGNMALQKRVLALLSNNAGERYKQWRNQYPSLQKRISKTLIASYLGVTRETLSRLSQ; encoded by the coding sequence ATGGAAACAAATTTTTTAAGGGCGCATATTGATCAGATTGTTTGTTTAACAGATGAAGAATTTCAATATGCTGAATCTTTTTTTACCAAGCGGAAATATAAAAAACACCAATACATTATTCAGGCAGGTGATGCAGCCAGTTGCGAACATTTTGTACTGAAAGGAATTGTGAAGTCTTCTTATACCGACCATGAAGGCAAAGAATACATTTTACAGCTTGCCATGGAAGAATGGTGGTTCTCAGACCCGAACGCTTTTAACACCGGAATGCCGGCAACCTTAAATGTAGATTGTATTGAAGATACCGAAACCCTTTCTATCTCTTTTGAGAACAAGGAAAAACTTTGCGCCTCTTCCCGGAAAATGGAATACTTTTTTAGGAAAAAGTACACCACAGGCAATATGGCTTTGCAAAAACGGGTATTGGCGCTACTGAGTAATAATGCGGGCGAGCGTTACAAGCAATGGCGCAATCAATACCCATCTTTACAAAAGAGGATTTCGAAAACCCTTATTGCGTCCTATTTAGGTGTTACCAGGGAAACTTTAAGCCGTTTATCGCAATGA
- a CDS encoding serine/threonine protein kinase (product_source=COG0515; cath_funfam=1.10.510.10; cog=COG0515; pfam=PF00069; superfamily=56112) encodes MDLIPHHFYNLGNPPSLESCTRDVFPEGMQLSEKQLLSIAKTIASLAAQLHEAGIMHGDLYAHNILIDDEGSTLFGDFGAASFYDQADDAFAFALERIEVSAYGYLLDDLLSLKNETVSSACLNALTALRDACLVASPLNRPGFQDLVEALAKISL; translated from the coding sequence ATGGACCTCATTCCGCATCATTTTTATAACCTGGGTAATCCACCGAGTTTGGAAAGCTGCACCAGGGATGTTTTCCCGGAAGGCATGCAGCTGTCAGAAAAACAGTTATTGAGTATTGCCAAAACCATTGCCTCCTTAGCTGCGCAATTGCACGAGGCGGGGATTATGCATGGCGATTTATATGCACACAATATCCTGATTGATGATGAGGGCAGTACCTTGTTCGGCGATTTCGGCGCTGCAAGTTTTTATGATCAGGCTGATGATGCGTTTGCCTTTGCGCTGGAGCGGATAGAAGTTAGTGCTTATGGTTACCTGCTTGATGATTTACTTTCTTTAAAAAACGAAACGGTAAGCAGCGCATGTTTGAATGCTTTGACTGCGCTAAGAGATGCCTGTTTAGTTGCATCGCCATTAAACCGGCCAGGTTTTCAGGATTTGGTTGAAGCGCTGGCGAAGATTTCATTATAA
- a CDS encoding thiamine-phosphate pyrophosphorylase (product_source=KO:K00788; cath_funfam=3.20.20.70; cog=COG0352; ko=KO:K00788; pfam=PF02581; superfamily=51391; tigrfam=TIGR00693), which yields MIQSLQYISQAPQTGTHIDAIEQVLQAGGKWIQLRIKNQAEAEILPFAKAAQALCEKYGAKLIVNDFPYLAKAVNSYGVHLGLQDMPIPEARKIIGKHQIIGGTANTFEHILQRVAESADYIGLGPFRFTRTKENLSPVVGLAGYQKLMEKVRKAGISTPIIAIGGIEAADIPAILETGIYGIAISAALTNQTQTAAVLEEINSKFSIHSI from the coding sequence ATGATTCAGTCCTTACAATATATCTCGCAAGCGCCTCAAACAGGCACCCATATCGATGCCATTGAGCAGGTGCTCCAAGCTGGCGGAAAATGGATCCAGCTCCGCATTAAAAACCAGGCCGAAGCCGAAATCCTGCCTTTTGCAAAAGCCGCGCAGGCCTTATGCGAAAAGTATGGCGCCAAGCTTATCGTAAACGATTTTCCGTACCTGGCAAAAGCTGTAAATAGTTATGGTGTACACCTGGGCCTGCAGGATATGCCCATTCCGGAAGCCAGAAAAATTATCGGCAAACACCAGATCATCGGCGGCACAGCCAATACCTTCGAACACATTTTGCAAAGGGTAGCAGAGAGTGCCGATTACATTGGCCTTGGCCCCTTTAGGTTTACGCGGACCAAAGAAAACCTGAGCCCGGTTGTGGGTTTAGCAGGCTACCAAAAACTAATGGAAAAAGTGCGAAAAGCTGGAATCAGCACCCCCATTATTGCCATAGGTGGCATTGAAGCCGCAGATATTCCGGCTATACTCGAAACCGGAATTTACGGAATTGCCATCTCGGCAGCGCTCACCAACCAAACACAAACAGCCGCAGTTCTTGAAGAAATAAACAGCAAGTTCAGTATTCATTCGATTTAA